The sequence CTTTGCGCAAATCGAGAATGAGGTTCGTTTCGCTATTGCCTCGGGCGACCTCAAGGCGGGAGATAAACTGCCCACCGTACGCGCGGTCGCCGAGAAGCTGAACATCAATCCCAACACCGTGGCCAAGGCCTACCGCGACCTGGAAATCATGGGGCTCGTTTACACACGGCGCGGCATGGGCATCTTCATTAAAGAAGGCGTTGGCGAGAAATGCCAGGCCGAGTGCTACCGGGAGATCGTCTGCAAGATGCACGAGGTGGTGGCCGAAGCCAGGGCGGCGGGCCTCAAAGAGTCCGACATCGTTGCGCTCGCGAAGAAATGCTTCGCGTCGAAGACTACGCCCTACGATATCCCCCCGGCCGCCATCCTGGCCATGGTGCGCGGCAGGAAGTAGCTGGCCCCGGAGGGCCCCGGCGGTGTATCGTGTTTCCCGGAAGATGTTAACGGCCGCCCGGCGCCATCGGGCGGTGGACCGTCGGGAAACATGCCATGCAATTTATTCTCTCCATGGACCAGGGAACCACAAGCTCCCGATCACTGCTTGTCGACGCGGCGGGGCGAATTTGCGCCGTGGCGCAGCGCGAATTTCGCCAGATCTACCCCCGGCCCGGTTGGGTGGAGCACGACGCGGCCGAAATCTGGAATACCCAGCTCGCCGTGTCTCGCCAGGTCCTCGCCGAGCATGGCGTTTCGCCGGAAGCAATAGCCGCCATCGGCATCACGAACCAGCGCGAAACAACCGTCGTGTGGGATCGCGCCACCGGCGAGCCGGTCTGCAACGCCATCGTCTGGCAGGACCGCCGCACGGCCGAGCACTGCGACAGCCTGCGCGCCGCCGGTCATGGCGATCTAATCCAGCGTAGGACCGGGCTCGTACTGGATGCCTATTTCTCCGGCACGAAGCTCGCCTGGGTCCTGGACAATGTGGAGGGCGCCCGCACCCGCGCTGAGCAGGGCGAGTTGGCTTTCGGAACCATCGATTCCTGGCTGATCTGGAATCTTACCGGAGGGCGGTGCCACCTCACCGATGCGAGCAACGCATCCCGCACACTCCTCTTCAACATTCATACGGGCGACTGGGATGACGAACTCCTCGCACTGTTGAATATCCCCCGGAGCATTCTTCCCGAGGTGCGCGATTCGAGCGCGGTCTACGGCGAGACCGACGCCGGGCTCCTCGGCGCGCCCGTGCCTGTTGCGGGGATCGCGGGCGACCAGCAGGCGGCCCTCTTCGGCCAGCAATGCATCCGCCCCGGTATGGCGAAGAACACCTACGGCACCGGCTGCTTCATGCTGCTTCACACGGGGACGGAGGCCGTGGCATCGAAGAACAACCTCCTCACCACCGTGGCCTGGCGCCTCGGGGGCAGACTCGAATATGCTCTGGAGGGCAGCGTCTTCATCGGCGGCGCCGTGGTCCAATGGCTGCGCGATGAACTGGGCATGATCCAGAAGTCCTCCGAGATCGAGGGGCTGG comes from Candidatus Hydrogenedentota bacterium and encodes:
- a CDS encoding GntR family transcriptional regulator — its product is MLERINLQSDVAVFAQIENEVRFAIASGDLKAGDKLPTVRAVAEKLNINPNTVAKAYRDLEIMGLVYTRRGMGIFIKEGVGEKCQAECYREIVCKMHEVVAEARAAGLKESDIVALAKKCFASKTTPYDIPPAAILAMVRGRK
- the glpK gene encoding glycerol kinase GlpK; its protein translation is MQFILSMDQGTTSSRSLLVDAAGRICAVAQREFRQIYPRPGWVEHDAAEIWNTQLAVSRQVLAEHGVSPEAIAAIGITNQRETTVVWDRATGEPVCNAIVWQDRRTAEHCDSLRAAGHGDLIQRRTGLVLDAYFSGTKLAWVLDNVEGARTRAEQGELAFGTIDSWLIWNLTGGRCHLTDASNASRTLLFNIHTGDWDDELLALLNIPRSILPEVRDSSAVYGETDAGLLGAPVPVAGIAGDQQAALFGQQCIRPGMAKNTYGTGCFMLLHTGTEAVASKNNLLTTVAWRLGGRLEYALEGSVFIGGAVVQWLRDELGMIQKSSEIEGLAASVPDSGGVYLVPAFTGLGAPHWDQYARGAILGLTRGANKAHIARAALEAIAWQSADVLRAMEADAGTPVKELRVDGGAAANNLLMQIQADILQAPVVRTAVLETTALGAAYLAGLAVGFWPDRETLAAQWQAERIFTPELAAAERDAARRGWEKALERAKDWEEH